A window of Laspinema palackyanum D2c genomic DNA:
TGTTGCTGCTGATTACCACGGCATCCGGTCTCTGGGTCGCGGCTAAGGGAGAAGTTGATCCCCTGTTAGTGTTAGTGACAATGGCGGGCGGGGCTTTAGCTGCCGCTTCCGCGAATACAATTAACTGTTTGTACGATCGCGATATCGATTACATCATGGAACGCACTCGTCATCGCCCCTTACCCTCGGGTCGGGTGCAACCTCGGGATGCGCTAATTTTTGCGATCGCCTTAGCAGTCACTTCCTTTACCCTCCTCACCGTCTTTGCGAACTTACTCGCCGCACTTTTGGCGATGTCGGGAATCGTCTTCTACGTCGCTATCTATACCCATCTCCTCAAGCGTCACAGCACCCAAAATATCGTCATCGGAGGCGCTGCCGGGGCGATTCCCCCGCTAGTCGGTTGGGCGGCAGTTACCGGCGACCTCAGTTGGGCACCTTGGATAATGTTCGCCATCATTTTTCTCTGGACACCGCCCCACTTCTGGGCATTAGCCATGATGATTCGCGATGACTATGCCGCCGTCAATGTCCCCATGTTGCCGGTGATTAAGGGAGATGAAGAAACCGCCCGTCAAATCTGGTATTATACTTTATTGCTTTTGCCATTAACCCTCGGGCTGACTTATCCCTTGCATACCAGTGGAATTGTCTATGCAGCCTTGGCGGTGTTTTTAGGGGCAATTTTTGCCAAGAAAGCCTGGGAACTGTTGCAAGCCCCCACAGACCGAGACAAAGCGCGATCGCTGTTTAAATACTCGATTTTATATCTGATGTTATTATCTGCGGGAATGGTGGTGGATAGTTTGCCCGTGACTCATCAGATGACCACGGCGATCGGTCAAAATGTCCAGGTGTTAATCAGTGCAACTGGCGTGATGTAATGAGTAGTTAATCGCCAATAAAACTAACCCAAATGGGTTAGTAAACCACAGAAATTGTGGGATGGGGTGGGCCAATTGCCTACCCCTAATTTTTGGGGGAAATTTTGAGGGAATGATACCCCCTCTGGTTTTCAATCGAGGGTACGAATCACTCGACAGGGGTTTCCCGCAGCAACGACCCTCGGGGGGAGATTTCGCGTCACCACACTCCCTGCGCCAATGGTAGAGCCCTCTCCAATGGTAACCCCCGGGCAGATAATCGCACCTCCGCCAATCCAAACATCGCTACCGATTTCCACCGGCAATGCCGACTCCCATCCGTCTGTGCGATCCGTGGGATTGAGTGGATGAGTGGCGGTGTAGATTTGCACCTTGGGTCCAATCAGGACGCGATCGCCCAGTCGGACTGTATTGCAGTCGAGAATGACGCAATCATAGTTGATAAACAGACGCTCCCCTGCCAAAATATTAAAACCGTAGTCGCATCGAAACGGAGGTTTCACTTCAGAACCGGGTCCAATTTCCCCAAACAGTTCTTGGATGAGAGATTGTCGTGCTGTGGTGGCATCCGGAACGGAGAGATTGAAAGTATGTAAGATGCGCTGCGATCGCACCAGCAACTCTACAAGTTCTGGATCGGTTGCCAGATAAAGCTCTCCTGCGAGCATTCTTTGGCGCATCGATTTCTCGGCGTTCGATTGATTCATGGGTTATTTACGTTATCTCAAGGAGGCGATCGCACTCGCGGAAGTAATCACCCGACTACAATGAGTCAGTATCTTTGTCTTCAAAAAGGATAGCCTGCTCAGGTACATGACAATTATGCAATATTTTCTTAAGATGCTCACCAATGGCATGGGGTGATATCAGGCGATCGCATCAGGGTTCAATTTCCCAAGGCTTATAATTTTGGATAGTAATCCAATCAGGGTAAGTTGACTGATTGTAGACGATCTCCCTGAGTCAGCGCCCGCTCAACTTGGCGATCGGGTGTGAAAAATTTTTCTGTTGATCTCTGGGGATTCTCGGATTTCCCAACTCTGATCCCGTGGCAGTTTTACAGCGGTTTTGAACGGAAAGGCAGGGAGATTTTCAAAATCATCTGGGGAGTTAACGGGGTCTGTAATCATAACAGGTTGATGAATCCGATCTCAACCAGATTTCCCGGCATTAGCGATCGCCGCCTATCAACATCACCGGGAGTTGATGGAATTAACGGTTCCTATCCGGTTACATCCCTCTAAAGAGGTAATTCTTGTTCCATTGCCTCGGATGCAGTCCTCGTAGTGATGCGCTTTCCAATGCGATCGCGGATTGCCCCTCTTCCTCTAGTCTTAGAAAATCCGGCACTTTTACCCTAGAGTAATTTTACAAGAATGGATTCGGCAAATTTATGATAAAATAATCGGAAAATCATAATCTCAAGCCAAATGAAGCATGAACCAACTCTCCTATACTTCCGGCATAGACCTGGTGCAGTTATTCCCAATTTTGTCAATTTTTCGGAAGCTTAGAAAAACTAGGGGGCTTTATATTTAAAGGGGGTTTGTGAAAATATCTATTAATCAGTCGAAAATACAAATCAGGTTAAGAATAATCTTAGACCTGTAAGATTGAGTATCTTTAGGTTCCTAAATTACAACTAGCCAGTCGGTCACCCTTTCGACTTTCGTAACTCTTAAATTTGTCACATAAAAAACAGCAATGAGCAAACCCTCTAGGCGAAACATTTGGTCGCGAATCAATAATTATAAACTTTTACGCTATTTGCTCTTATTAACTTTAGGCTGGGCAATTATTCAAGTATTAGGGTACTTTCAAACCGTGATCGTAATTTTTATTTTTGCGGCTATTTTAGCGTTTTTGCTGAATTATCCCGTGAAATGGATTCAGCGATGGGTTCCTCATAATATTGCAGTGATTATAGTTTTTTTATCCAGTCTCCTCATATTTGGGGGACTGACTATTACCCTAGGGGTAGCTGTCTTATCCCAAGGTCAACAATTACTGGAACAATCTCCTGAAATTCTCCAGGGTGTTTTGGATTTATTAGACTATATTCAAGAGGTATTAGCTCGACGGAATTTAGCATTAGATTTAACAGCCATTGAAGACCGTCTGCGAGAGGAAGCCTTGGCGGGAATTGGGGTAGGTTTAATGACGGTTCAAAAAATATTAGCTAACTTGATAGATTTAATTTTAATAGCAGTGGTTGCATTTTTCATGCTTTTAGATGGTAAACAAATTTGGAACTTATTTCTAAAACTCTTTCCCTCTCATTTGCGAACGGACGTTACCCGCTCTATTCAGAAAAATTTTCTGGGATTTTTTTGGGGCCGGTTAATCTTATCGGTATTTTTTGCAGTGTCTTGTTTTGTGGTGTTTGTCATCCTTGATATTCCTTATGCTTTAATGTTGGCCGCAGTCGGAGGACTTTTTGATTTAATTCCCGGAATTGGTGCGACTTTAGGAATTAGTTTAATTTCTCTAATTTTATTACCCCAAGGTATTTGGATCAGTCTCAAGGTATTGGTGACTTGTATTTTACTTCAGCAGGTTGAAGAAAATCTATTGATGCCACGAATCATGAAAGATTCTATTAACGTCAACCCAGTTATTATGTTTTTAGCTTTATTAATTGGGGCAAAAATTGCGGGTTTAATGGGAATATTTTTGGCGATTCCTATTAGTGGAGTATTAATTAATTTGGGAGAGATTGATGAAATGAAGGGAGACCAATAAATTAAAAGTTTAAAATAATTACCGACAAGAATTTCTATCGGAATTTAAAAAATAACCGAGCTTTATAGCCCGGTTAAATACAATTTAATAAGCAACAATTGAGTGCTTATAGCAAGGGACGGATTCTTTCTCGATAGGTGGCTCCATCTAAACCCATTCCTTGATTAGCCTGACCCGCAGGAATCATTTGTTCGAGTGCCGCAATCCGATCGCTACTGGCCGGGTGGGTACTTAAAAAGGTCGGTGGAGAGGGTTTGCCGAGGAGTTTTTCAAAAAATTGAACCAGACCCCCAGGGGCGTAACCTGTGTTCATGAGAATGGCTAAGGCCCCGCGATCGGCCTCATATTCATGTTGGCGACTCCGGGGCCGACGCAGGGCTAATTCTACCCCAATTTGTACCGCAATATTGCTATCTATACCAGCAGCACCGGCTAACCCTCGGGCAATGATTAACTCGCGCATTTGCCGAATGGAATGTTTGTGGACAATGTGGCCAATTTCATGACCCATTACCCCAGCTAATTGAGCTTCATTATCCATAGCTTGGAGGAGCCCTGTGGTAACATAAACAAAACCGCCCATTGTGGCAAAAGCATTAATGCTGTCATCCTGAACCACTTGAAAGGTGTAGGGAAGATTGGGCCGATCGCTTTGAGCCACTAACCGATCGCCTACCTCCCGAACATAGTTATTAATTTGAGTATTTCCGTATCGCCTAAATTGACTACTGAGAATTTGTTGGTTGATTTGTTGACCGAGGGCAACTTCCTGGGCATCGGACATGGTACTTAGCTGGAGCACCTCAAGTCCGGGCCCAATTAACCTCCGGGCGCTAAATGCCGAACTCGGATAGGATGAACTGACGACTAAGGCGATCGCCATAATCCCAGAAATGAGCGGGTAAATCCAGCGACGATGAACTCGATGAAACATCCAAGCGTAAGGGTTGAACATAATAAATGTGAGAATTGATTGAACAAATAGGACTGATATTTAATTGAGGTCAGGTCTTTTAACCGCGATCTCAATGCTCCGAAAACTGAGATATCCCCTCGTCTAATCATAGGGGCAATTCATATACTGCTCTATCTACAGATGGGGTTCCATCTTAAAAGATTCGGCGTAAGTCCTCTGTGGGATCTTTTAAGACTCAACCAAAGACCCTGATATTTTCAGGACTTCTGGACTATTTACAGCCGGTTGATTCAGTCTAATTTCAGCATAAGCGATCGCCTCCCTCCTCATCCATTGACGAATCTGTACAGTAGCAAGTTGCCATTGACAATCCCTCAGAATCCTCCTCGGGGGTTTGTAGAACTCAACGGTAGGGATCCGATCAAGAGGACGGTGACTTGGAAGAGGCCCAAACCTGGTTACTCACAGAGGAGAGGGGTAGCCAAAATTGCGATCGCCGCAAGATTAACAAGTCTCTTCAAAAACTCCCACAGGTTGGACTAATAAGGTAATACAGTGAATGCCGACAATGCGAACAGGTTCTCCGGGTCCGATGACAATTTCGCGATCGCACCGCGCGGGCCAATAACTACCTCTAAAATGGACTCTCCCAGTGATATAGGGGCCTCGAATGATCTCATCCACAATGCCAATTTCTCCCGGTTTGCCGAGAGTATATTTTAAGTTGGGGTCTCGATATTCTTTGAGTAGGGAGGGATCGGGAGCAAACAGGCTGTTTAAAAAACGGAACATGGGATCTCAGTTGAACGCGACAATCCCACCCTAAAAGGCTTGCTAATTTTTTGGGAATGCTCTGGTGTCACTCCCGGAATTGGTTGCTGGATCCGGATGTTTTGGGGCGATCGCATCCGGTTTAATCCCAAATCCGAGTCAACTCTTGGAGAGGGACTTGTGCATTTCCCCAACTGCCACATTGCACAGAAGGCGATCGCACTCTTACTCCTCGACACATCCTTCAATATTACGGGCCGCTGCGCCGGACTGCTGAACAATCACGGGACAATCATCCCGAGTCTGCCAAAATCGATCCAGGGTGTAATGAAGGACGATGGACCAAAATAACACCACAAATGCCAGCAAACCCAACTGTTCAGGGGAGATAAACCGTCGTAGAGGTTCTGACTGTAGCTTCTTGTCGTCCATAATACCTCCTAGTTTGGGTCATCGGCGATCGCACTGCACCTGTTGGGTTCATTCCAGGAGAATAGAGCGCTCAATGGAAATCGAACGCTTGGGTGAAAAATTCCCCTATTCCATATTTTATGCTAATTTTCCAAATTTGCGGTCTAAAAATCCTCTCGTTCACCGACTAAAATTTAACGATTTTTTCGATAGAATCCGCCCCGGTTTAGGGGATGGCTTCAGGGTTTAAATCCTAGAATGGATGAGGCGTTGACGGTACAGAGCATGGCATGAAACCGAATCGATTCGACCGGATGGGAACCCGTTGGTCAAATCAGTCCCCGAATAACAGAGTATAAAATAACCTGAAGCGTTCCCTATTTTCCCATTTTCATCAGACTACCATCACTGCACCTGATTGTGCAGGGAAGATGTTTTTAATGACGAGACTAATCCCGCATTAGAAACATCTTCCCCGGTCATGTGGGGAAGTCGCTTACTTTGCCCCTTAAGTTGACTGAAAATCTGGGACCAATTTAACGTTATCACTCTAGGTAATAATACACAAAATGTTACGTTAAATAAGGTCAAAAGCATAAATTCAAACCAGTTTGATAGCACCATAAAACTCTCCTGACTAAGGCTGATGAGATAGTGAGCTTAATTATAAACCCTAGCTTAGGTGAAACGACGAAATTTGAGCACTTGCAGTAATTGGAATTTCTTGTAGTTTCTATAAAAGATTCTCAAGATAAGATTGATTACGGACGAAATTTTCTTCCAGAGTAAGTTTCTATACAGAGCAATCGTTTCAGGGTTTTGATGATTTTTTGGACATCTTGGGTTATAATCTAAATTGGTAGTCCCGTGCCTCCTCCCCTGATGTCGGAATCGGAGTGGAGAGGGAAAAGTGCAGTCTGTCTAACTCCTTATAAAACTTTTCAAATTAAGTATAAACAACCAGGGTTTTTTCTGGCCTCTACTCCCCTAGAATAGTGAGGAATCGCTCAAAGATTAGGGTTTTCCAAGGAATGGCACAGTGAAGGGGAGTGAGTGTCGGGAAGCCAAATGGAAAACCCATCCAAAATACACAGCAAGGTCTGCGTAAATCTGTCTTGCTGTGTATTTTGGATTATTATAAAGAGAGGGCTATTATCGACCGGCGGCAACGCTGGAAATCTTCTTGAGTAGTTCCAGGGA
This region includes:
- a CDS encoding heme o synthase; its protein translation is MQEIIATGTQRHHETLLQVLKSYYQLTKPRIILLLLITTASGLWVAAKGEVDPLLVLVTMAGGALAAASANTINCLYDRDIDYIMERTRHRPLPSGRVQPRDALIFAIALAVTSFTLLTVFANLLAALLAMSGIVFYVAIYTHLLKRHSTQNIVIGGAAGAIPPLVGWAAVTGDLSWAPWIMFAIIFLWTPPHFWALAMMIRDDYAAVNVPMLPVIKGDEETARQIWYYTLLLLPLTLGLTYPLHTSGIVYAALAVFLGAIFAKKAWELLQAPTDRDKARSLFKYSILYLMLLSAGMVVDSLPVTHQMTTAIGQNVQVLISATGVM
- a CDS encoding sugar O-acetyltransferase gives rise to the protein MNQSNAEKSMRQRMLAGELYLATDPELVELLVRSQRILHTFNLSVPDATTARQSLIQELFGEIGPGSEVKPPFRCDYGFNILAGERLFINYDCVILDCNTVRLGDRVLIGPKVQIYTATHPLNPTDRTDGWESALPVEIGSDVWIGGGAIICPGVTIGEGSTIGAGSVVTRNLPPRVVAAGNPCRVIRTLD
- a CDS encoding AI-2E family transporter — protein: MSKPSRRNIWSRINNYKLLRYLLLLTLGWAIIQVLGYFQTVIVIFIFAAILAFLLNYPVKWIQRWVPHNIAVIIVFLSSLLIFGGLTITLGVAVLSQGQQLLEQSPEILQGVLDLLDYIQEVLARRNLALDLTAIEDRLREEALAGIGVGLMTVQKILANLIDLILIAVVAFFMLLDGKQIWNLFLKLFPSHLRTDVTRSIQKNFLGFFWGRLILSVFFAVSCFVVFVILDIPYALMLAAVGGLFDLIPGIGATLGISLISLILLPQGIWISLKVLVTCILLQQVEENLLMPRIMKDSINVNPVIMFLALLIGAKIAGLMGIFLAIPISGVLINLGEIDEMKGDQ
- a CDS encoding M48 family metallopeptidase; protein product: MFNPYAWMFHRVHRRWIYPLISGIMAIALVVSSSYPSSAFSARRLIGPGLEVLQLSTMSDAQEVALGQQINQQILSSQFRRYGNTQINNYVREVGDRLVAQSDRPNLPYTFQVVQDDSINAFATMGGFVYVTTGLLQAMDNEAQLAGVMGHEIGHIVHKHSIRQMRELIIARGLAGAAGIDSNIAVQIGVELALRRPRSRQHEYEADRGALAILMNTGYAPGGLVQFFEKLLGKPSPPTFLSTHPASSDRIAALEQMIPAGQANQGMGLDGATYRERIRPLL
- a CDS encoding NfeD family protein, whose amino-acid sequence is MFRFLNSLFAPDPSLLKEYRDPNLKYTLGKPGEIGIVDEIIRGPYITGRVHFRGSYWPARCDREIVIGPGEPVRIVGIHCITLLVQPVGVFEETC